The following proteins come from a genomic window of Fontisubflavum oceani:
- the ccmI gene encoding c-type cytochrome biogenesis protein CcmI, with product MGFWIVAGATSVFVALAIWAVFLRPRGGDTPAAAYDLQVYRDQLKELDRDMARGVLSEAEATRAKAEVARRVLEADRALQAAGRQTESGGPRGKLVLALGLVAMVAGSFGIYWQVGAPGYPDLPLALRVELVEQARAERPSQSEVEAEIGVRPTVDVDPEREALVAQLRTVMEQRPDDPEGMSLLAQNEAALGNFRAARLAQERLIDLLGANVTAQHHVDHAEMMVLAAGAMSPLRPNPLWRRPWICPPVMARRAIMWV from the coding sequence ATGGGATTTTGGATTGTCGCAGGCGCGACGTCGGTATTTGTGGCCCTGGCCATCTGGGCGGTGTTCTTGCGACCGCGTGGCGGGGATACGCCCGCAGCCGCCTATGACCTGCAGGTCTATCGCGACCAGTTGAAAGAGTTAGACCGCGACATGGCGCGCGGCGTCTTGAGCGAGGCGGAGGCGACCCGCGCCAAGGCCGAAGTCGCGCGCCGGGTCTTGGAAGCAGACCGGGCCTTGCAAGCCGCTGGCCGTCAAACTGAGTCCGGCGGCCCGCGCGGCAAGCTGGTCCTGGCGCTTGGCTTGGTGGCGATGGTGGCGGGCAGCTTTGGCATCTACTGGCAAGTTGGCGCGCCCGGCTACCCCGATCTGCCGCTGGCGCTTCGAGTCGAGTTGGTGGAACAGGCCCGCGCCGAGCGGCCCAGCCAATCCGAGGTCGAGGCAGAGATCGGTGTGCGCCCAACTGTCGATGTGGACCCCGAGCGGGAAGCCTTGGTCGCCCAACTTCGCACCGTAATGGAGCAACGCCCCGATGACCCGGAAGGCATGTCACTTCTTGCGCAGAACGAGGCCGCGCTTGGTAATTTCCGCGCAGCACGACTGGCACAAGAGCGCCTGATTGATCTCTTGGGGGCCAACGTGACCGCGCAACATCATGTGGACCATGCCGAGATGATGGTGCTCGCGGCGGGGGCTATGTCTCCCCTGAGGCCGAATCCGCTTTGGCGACGGCCTTGGATATGTCCTCCGGTAATGGCACGGCGCGCTATTATGTGGGTCTGA
- a CDS encoding sarcosine oxidase subunit beta family protein — protein MRRYSAFAIAREAMRHHLGWERAWASPTPKPRYDVIIVGAGGHGLATAYYLGKNHGITNVAVIEKGWLGGGNTGRNTTIIRSNYLQDPSAAIYEKARSLYETMSQDLNYNVMFSPRGVMMLAQTEHEIRGYQRTAHANALQGVSTEFIGPERVKELCPIIHIDGPRYPVLGALWQPRGGTARHDAVAWGYARACSDMGMDIIQQCEVIGVRSENGQVTGVETTKGAIACGKLGIVVAGHSGVLADMAGFRLPIESVALQALVSEPIKPCMDVVVMANTVHGYMSQSDKGEMVIGGGTDGYNNYTQRGSFHHIEETVRALVETFPMISRLKMLRQWGGIVDVTGDRSPIISPTPLGGCFINCGWGTGGFKAIPGSGWATAEMIANGAPGPLAADFGLERFRAGRFIDESVAAGVAH, from the coding sequence ATGCGCCGCTATTCCGCCTTTGCCATCGCCCGTGAGGCCATGCGCCACCATTTGGGCTGGGAACGGGCTTGGGCGTCTCCTACGCCGAAGCCGCGCTACGATGTGATCATCGTTGGGGCCGGGGGCCATGGCCTCGCCACCGCCTATTACCTGGGCAAGAACCACGGCATCACCAATGTCGCTGTGATCGAGAAGGGCTGGCTTGGTGGCGGTAATACTGGCCGGAACACCACGATCATCCGCTCGAATTACCTGCAGGACCCCTCCGCGGCGATCTATGAGAAGGCCCGTTCGCTTTACGAGACGATGAGCCAAGACCTGAACTACAACGTCATGTTCAGCCCCCGCGGCGTGATGATGTTGGCCCAGACCGAACACGAGATCCGCGGCTATCAGCGCACGGCGCATGCCAATGCGCTGCAAGGCGTTTCAACAGAATTCATCGGGCCGGAGCGCGTGAAGGAGCTTTGCCCGATCATCCATATCGACGGCCCGCGCTACCCTGTTCTCGGCGCACTGTGGCAACCGCGCGGCGGCACCGCGCGTCATGATGCGGTCGCTTGGGGCTATGCCCGCGCCTGTTCCGATATGGGTATGGACATCATCCAACAATGCGAAGTCATCGGCGTGCGCTCGGAAAATGGTCAGGTCACGGGCGTCGAGACCACCAAGGGCGCGATCGCCTGCGGCAAGCTTGGCATCGTCGTCGCCGGCCATTCCGGAGTCTTGGCCGATATGGCCGGCTTCCGTCTGCCGATTGAATCGGTGGCGCTGCAGGCGTTGGTGTCGGAACCGATCAAGCCCTGCATGGACGTGGTGGTGATGGCCAACACGGTCCATGGCTATATGAGCCAGTCCGACAAGGGCGAGATGGTGATCGGCGGCGGCACAGATGGCTATAACAACTACACCCAACGCGGGTCCTTCCATCATATCGAGGAAACCGTCCGCGCCCTGGTCGAAACCTTCCCGATGATCAGCCGTTTGAAGATGTTGCGGCAATGGGGCGGCATCGTGGATGTCACCGGCGACCGCTCGCCGATCATCTCACCGACACCGCTTGGCGGCTGTTTCATCAATTGCGGATGGGGCACCGGCGGGTTCAAAGCCATCCCCGGCTCGGGCTGGGCCACCGCCGAAATGATCGCGAATGGTGCGCCCGGCCCGCTGGCGGCCGATTTTGGCCTGGAGCGGTTCCGCGCGGGCCGGTTCATCGACGAAAGCGTCGCGGCGGGGGTGGCGCATTGA
- a CDS encoding sarcosine oxidase subunit delta has product MLILTCPNCGLAVEETELAPGGEAHLKRFGPGSDDADFEAYLFQRDNPRGIHFERWRHAHGCGKWFMAARDTATLEVFGTYSAQTTEPPADIIAKIQEKRPDWSLP; this is encoded by the coding sequence ATGCTGATCCTAACCTGCCCAAATTGCGGCCTCGCCGTAGAGGAAACCGAACTGGCCCCGGGTGGTGAAGCGCATTTGAAACGCTTTGGCCCCGGGTCGGATGATGCGGATTTCGAGGCGTATCTGTTCCAACGGGACAACCCAAGAGGCATCCATTTCGAGCGTTGGCGTCATGCTCATGGCTGCGGGAAATGGTTCATGGCGGCGCGAGATACGGCGACCTTGGAGGTGTTTGGAACTTATTCGGCGCAGACCACCGAACCACCCGCCGACATCATCGCGAAAATCCAAGAAAAACGTCCCGACTGGAGCCTACCATGA
- a CDS encoding sarcosine oxidase subunit alpha family protein, which produces MSTRLATGGQLIDRSAQVEFTFNGKRFKGFAGDTLASALLANGQTLVGRSFKYHRPRGIMASGAEEPNALVNLGEGGKFEPNQRATTTELFDGLTARSQNHWPSLEFDIGAVNQLAARALPGGFYYKTFMYPRAFWKHVFEPFIRQSAGLGAAPKDRDADRYEHFYAFVDVLVVGGGVAGLQAARTAAQAGLSVLVVEQTAHWGGRALVDGIGIEGTSAAEWVKSTVEALTQSETVKLRTRTMVAGVYDHGYVTAYERVADHTPDADAPRHRLWRIRAKQVISATGALERPLSFAGNDVPGVMLASAVRDYVVNHAVSPGDRTVVVTSNDDAYRTAIALKQVGLDVPCIVDARPAADGALPQEARALGIPVKTGTAIAKVKGRSKVTGVALCLQAGEGAVSEEIACDAVAMSGGWSPVVHLWSHCGGKLNWDEAGAFFRPDPDRPPTSHDGQGFVTCTGAADGVMLTGEVFANADTIARQVAAALDAPIETGLDLPAIDMPDEAPIAPVWVMPQGADVTKRAKMWLDFQNDVKVSDVQLAAREGYESVEHTKRYTTLGMATDQGKLSNINGLAVLSQALNAPIPQVGTTTFRPPYTPISMGAIAGEARGDVFQPIRRTPIHDWHEANGAVFEPVGGWRRPYCFPRGEESDAEAVAREITATRTSLGLLDASTLGKIIVKGPDAGRFMDMLYTNMMSTLKPGRCRYGLMCSENGFLMDDGVVARLDDETFLVHTTTGGADHIHAHMEDWQQCEWWDWQVHTANVTEQWAQIAVVGPKARAVLEKLGGDMNLSADALPFMAWAEGKIGEFDARVFRISFSGELSFEVAVPASQGRAFWDALREAGAEFDATAYGTEALHVMRAEKGFIMIGDETDGTVIPQDLGLDWAISKKKEDYLGKRAQARSHMTDPERWKLVGLETLDGSVLPDGSYALADGVNANGQRNTQGRVTSTYHSPTLNRGIAMGLVRHGPDRMGEVLEFNTVTDTVIKARIVSPVFYDPDGEKQNV; this is translated from the coding sequence ATGAGCACCCGTCTTGCCACAGGTGGCCAGCTGATCGATCGCAGCGCCCAAGTCGAGTTCACCTTCAATGGCAAGCGCTTCAAGGGCTTCGCAGGGGATACACTGGCCTCGGCGCTCTTGGCCAATGGTCAGACCCTGGTTGGCCGCTCGTTCAAATACCACCGGCCGCGCGGCATCATGGCCTCCGGCGCGGAAGAGCCGAATGCGCTGGTTAATCTGGGCGAGGGCGGCAAGTTCGAGCCCAACCAACGGGCGACGACGACTGAGCTATTCGATGGGTTAACGGCGCGGAGTCAGAACCACTGGCCGAGCCTTGAATTCGATATCGGCGCGGTGAACCAGCTTGCCGCCCGCGCGCTGCCAGGCGGGTTTTACTACAAAACCTTCATGTATCCGCGCGCCTTCTGGAAACATGTGTTTGAGCCATTTATCCGCCAATCCGCCGGTCTGGGCGCTGCGCCAAAGGACCGCGATGCGGATCGGTATGAGCATTTCTATGCCTTCGTCGATGTGCTGGTTGTGGGCGGTGGCGTCGCGGGTCTGCAAGCCGCGCGGACCGCCGCACAGGCCGGGCTGTCGGTCCTGGTGGTCGAGCAGACTGCCCATTGGGGCGGGCGCGCGTTGGTCGATGGGATCGGTATTGAGGGCACATCGGCCGCAGAGTGGGTCAAGAGCACCGTCGAAGCGCTGACGCAAAGCGAGACTGTGAAGCTCCGGACACGGACCATGGTCGCGGGCGTCTATGATCATGGGTACGTGACGGCTTATGAACGCGTCGCCGATCACACGCCGGATGCGGACGCGCCCCGTCATCGGCTCTGGCGGATCCGGGCGAAACAGGTGATCTCGGCCACCGGCGCTCTTGAGCGACCGCTCAGCTTTGCCGGGAACGATGTTCCGGGCGTGATGCTCGCCTCGGCGGTGCGCGATTATGTGGTGAACCACGCGGTTTCGCCAGGTGACCGGACCGTGGTTGTGACCAGTAATGACGACGCCTATCGCACCGCCATCGCGCTGAAACAGGTGGGCCTCGATGTCCCCTGCATCGTCGATGCGCGGCCTGCGGCGGACGGCGCCCTGCCGCAAGAGGCGCGGGCGCTTGGCATTCCGGTCAAGACCGGCACCGCCATCGCCAAAGTCAAAGGACGTAGCAAGGTCACCGGCGTCGCGCTCTGCCTACAAGCGGGCGAAGGTGCGGTGAGCGAAGAGATTGCCTGCGATGCGGTGGCGATGTCTGGCGGTTGGTCTCCGGTGGTGCATCTGTGGTCCCATTGCGGCGGCAAGTTAAACTGGGATGAAGCAGGCGCGTTTTTTCGCCCCGACCCGGATCGCCCACCGACTTCGCATGACGGGCAGGGATTTGTGACCTGCACCGGTGCAGCCGATGGCGTAATGCTGACCGGCGAAGTGTTCGCGAATGCGGATACCATCGCCCGGCAGGTCGCAGCGGCTCTGGATGCGCCGATCGAAACCGGTCTGGACTTACCCGCAATCGACATGCCCGACGAGGCGCCGATCGCACCAGTCTGGGTGATGCCGCAGGGCGCGGATGTGACCAAACGCGCCAAGATGTGGCTGGATTTCCAGAACGATGTGAAGGTGTCGGACGTGCAGCTCGCCGCGCGCGAGGGCTATGAAAGCGTCGAACACACCAAACGTTACACCACACTCGGCATGGCAACCGATCAAGGGAAGCTAAGTAATATCAATGGACTGGCGGTGCTTTCTCAAGCACTGAACGCACCGATCCCGCAGGTCGGCACAACCACGTTCCGCCCGCCCTATACCCCGATCTCGATGGGGGCGATTGCGGGTGAGGCGCGCGGCGACGTGTTCCAGCCGATCCGGCGCACGCCAATTCATGACTGGCATGAGGCCAATGGCGCGGTGTTTGAGCCGGTCGGCGGCTGGCGGCGACCCTATTGCTTCCCGCGCGGCGAGGAAAGCGATGCTGAAGCCGTTGCCCGCGAGATCACCGCGACCCGGACCAGCCTCGGCCTGCTCGACGCCTCGACCTTGGGCAAGATCATCGTCAAAGGCCCCGATGCAGGCCGGTTCATGGACATGCTCTACACCAATATGATGAGCACGCTGAAACCGGGCCGGTGCCGCTATGGGCTGATGTGCTCGGAGAACGGGTTCCTGATGGATGACGGGGTTGTGGCGCGGCTCGATGACGAGACGTTCCTGGTGCACACCACCACAGGCGGTGCCGATCACATCCACGCCCATATGGAGGACTGGCAGCAATGCGAATGGTGGGATTGGCAGGTGCACACCGCCAATGTCACCGAGCAATGGGCGCAGATCGCTGTAGTCGGGCCGAAGGCACGGGCGGTGCTGGAGAAACTCGGCGGCGATATGAATCTGTCGGCCGACGCCTTGCCCTTCATGGCCTGGGCCGAGGGCAAAATTGGCGAATTCGACGCGCGGGTGTTTCGGATTTCCTTCTCTGGCGAGTTGAGTTTCGAAGTTGCCGTGCCCGCCAGCCAGGGACGGGCATTCTGGGATGCCCTGCGTGAGGCCGGGGCCGAGTTCGATGCCACGGCCTATGGCACCGAAGCGCTGCATGTGATGCGGGCCGAGAAAGGCTTCATCATGATCGGTGACGAGACCGACGGCACGGTGATCCCGCAAGATTTGGGCCTCGATTGGGCAATCTCCAAGAAGAAAGAGGACTATCTCGGCAAGCGGGCGCAGGCGCGGAGCCATATGACCGACCCAGAACGCTGGAAACTGGTCGGTCTAGAGACATTGGACGGCTCCGTTTTGCCCGATGGCAGCTATGCGCTGGCCGATGGAGTCAATGCCAATGGGCAACGCAACACCCAAGGCCGCGTGACCTCGACCTATCACTCGCCGACGCTGAACCGGGGGATTGCCATGGGGTTGGTCCGCCATGGGCCAGATCGGATGGGGGAGGTGTTGGAGTTCAACACCGTGACCGACACAGTGATCAAAGCCCGCATCGTCAGCCCGGTCTTCTATGACCCGGACGGGGAGAAGCAGAATGTCTAA